The Camelina sativa cultivar DH55 chromosome 14, Cs, whole genome shotgun sequence genome includes a window with the following:
- the LOC104742108 gene encoding uncharacterized protein LOC104742108 yields MCARHIYGNLKKIFPHQGDMKKLFWQVAESYTTKEYEANLELVKSYDMRVYEAMMEKNPKNCSLAFFTPTSSCVDVHNNISESFNNAIDPARYMPMVEMLETIRRRTMVRIDMRKTKADKDLSRVPPRIKEMIALEQKRLKFCKVIPGSDGRNEVRESGTSYSVNITMKTCACRRWEMSGVPCRHALHIIAEKKLNHEDYISSWLLNGRQQQIYRDSIRPVNGMCFWDNSGSVILPPPNLVEELENRKGRKPKPKRKKGKNESPKKKKASRERRIMHCRRCSLTGHNAAKCPNMEVEKSMPPKKKKKTKPSADGGGPSQPTQDTFSGTLENLGSSMTFVGLEA; encoded by the exons ATGTGTGCTAGACACATCTATGGGAACCTAAAGAAGATATTTCCCCATCAAGGTGACATGAAAAAGCTCTTTTGGCAAGTAGCGGAAAGTTATACCACGAAAGAGTATGAAGCAAATTTGGAATTGGTAAAGAGCTATGATATGCGTGTTTATGAAGCCATGATGGAGAAGAACCCAAAGAATTGCAGCCTTGCTTTTTTCACGCCAACATCCTCCTGCGTAGATGTTCATAACAACATCTCTGAATCTTTCAACAATGCAATAGATCCTGCAAGGTATATGCCAATGGTAGAGATGTTGGAGACGATAAGGAGAAGAACCATGGTGCGTATTGATATGAGGAAGACAAAAGCTGACAAGGATCTAAGCAGAGTACCTCCTAGAATAAAAGAAATGATAGCGTTGGAGCAGAAAAGGCTTAAGTTCTGCAAGGTTATCCCTGGATCAGACGGTAGAAATGAAGTCCGTGAGTCAGGTACATCTTACTCTGTGAACATTACAATGAAGACATGTGCCTGCAGGAGATGGGAAATGAGTGGAGTTCCATGTAGGCATGCATTACACATCATCGCAGAAAAGAAGCTAAATCATGAAGATTACATCTCTAGTTGGCTTCTCAATGGAAGGCAACAACAAATTTATAGGGACTCAATTCGGCCAGTAAATGGTATGTGTTTCTGGGATAACTCCGGTTCTGTGATATTGCCACCTCCAAATCTGGTTGAAGAACttgaaaacagaaaaggaagaaagccaaagccaaaaaggaagaaagggaagaatgagtctccaaaaaagaaaaaggctaGTAGAGAGAGGAGAATCATGCATTGTCGTCGTTGCAGTTTAACTGGACACAATGCAGCTAAATGTCCAAATATGGAAGTGGAGAAGTCTATGCcacctaagaagaagaagaagactaaaccATCGGCAGATGGAGGAGGACCAAGTCAACCAACACAAGACACATTTTCAG GAACTTTGGAGAACTTAGGATCAAGCATGACATTTGTGGGTTTGGAAGCTTGA
- the LOC104743834 gene encoding uncharacterized protein LOC104743834, protein MSNPDHVTFLVNFGGYWVKNHVGDVAYLNGKDIAIECKPEEFFIKLSAELGEGLYGQNMWYKYPFEEHNERKRLRSADLSFKRMCDAGRWTGVMNVFLVNSTEHPNDIESSEPCEEEIRVERNVASFVDEDEDFDYHNTPPNSDGEEEEEHLVRYKRGSGQLEIEQVFDSLEEFREALVAYALKEGCNIKISRWGKDKSAAVCGTKEPCPWYIYCSYEECVGKWKVKTFEDQHSCTNDNYCKILKAPMICKMFLDDIRTDPDYGPKWMQQEIEKN, encoded by the exons ATGAG cAATCCGGATCATGTGACATTCCTTGTGAATTTTGGAGGGTATTGGGTGAAGAATCATGTAGGAGATGTTGCTTATCTCAATGGTAAAGACATAGCTATAGAATGTAAACCAGAAGAGTTTTTCATCAAGTTGTCGGCGGAGTTGGGGGAGGGATTATATGGCCAAAACATGTGGTATAAGTACCCTTTTGAAGAGcataatgaaagaaagagattgagGTCTGCGGATTTGAGTTTTAAGAGGATGTGTGATGCGGGCAGATGGACTGGAgtgatgaatgtttttttggtgaacTCAACAGAGCATCCTAATGATATCGAGTCATCTGAGCCATGTGAAGAAGAGATCCGGGTTGAAAGAAATGTGGCTTCTTTtgttgatgaggatgaggatttCGATTATCATAACACACCTCCTAACtctgatggtgaagaagaagaggagcatTTGGTTAGATACAAACGAGGTAGTGGTCAGCTAGAGATAGAACAAGTATTTGATAGTCTAGAGGAGTTCAGAGAAGCTTTAGTAGCTTATGCATTAAAAGAGGGTTGTAACATAAAGATAAGTAGATGGGGGAAAGACAAGTCAGCGGCTGTGTGTGGGACTAAAGAGCCTTGTCCATGGTATATCTACTGTTCTTATGAGGAGTGCGTTGGCAAGTGGAAAGTGAAAACTTTTGAAGATCAGCACAGTTGCACAAATGATAACTATTGTAAGATATTGAAAGCACCTATGATTTGCAAGATGTTTTTGGATGATATCAGAACTGATCCTGATTATGGACCAAAATGGATGCAACAAGAGATTGAGAAGAACTAA